CTGCGGCGGCAGATCCGGATCGAAGGGCCGGTGGGGCGCGTCGACGACGCCACCGCCGACGCCTATTTCGCGACGCGCAGCCGGGACAGCCAGTTGGGGGCCTGGGCTTCGGATCAGTCGCAGCCGCTGGAATCGCGGGAAACGTTCATGGCCCGCTATGAGGAGGCGCGGCTGCGGTTCGAGGGCGGGCCGGTGCCGCGTCCGCCGCACTGGTCGGGCTTTCGCGTGAAGCCGCAGCGGATCGAGTTCTGGCAGGACCGGGAGCATCGGCTGCATGAGCGCCGCCTGTTCACGCGGCATGGGGATCATTGGCATGAAGGGATGCTTTACCCCTGAGGGCACAGGTTCAGCCCCGGCCGCGATAGCCCGGCACGTCCTGCGGGGGGAGCCATAGCCCGGCGGGCGGATCACCCGACTGCCAGAACACGTCGATGGGGATGCCGCCGCGCGGATACCAGTAGCCGCCGATGCGGAGCCAGAGCGGCTCCATCTCGGTGAAGAGCCGCTCGCCGATGCCGACGGTGCAATCCTCATGGAAGGCGGCATGGTTGCGGAAGGCGCCGAGGAAGAGCTTCAGCGACTTCGATTCGACGATGGTCGCGGCGGGCGCATAGTCGATCACCAGATGGGCGAAGTCGGGCTGGCCCGTCACCGGGCAGAGCGAGGTGAATTCCGGCGCGGTGAAGCGCACCAGATAGGGCTTTCCCGGACGGGGATTGGGAACATAGTCGAGGACGGCCTCTTCCGGGCGCTGCGGCAGCGCGCTGGTCTGGCCGAGGTGGATCGGGGGGGGCATGTCGGTCATGGCGGCCCATCTACGCGATCGCACGCATAAAGTCATGGGGTCGATCCGTTCATCTGCCGTTCAGGTGCGGCGTTGCCTTGGCTGCCCCCATGGGGCCTTATCGCTTGATCCTTTCCATGCTGCCGCTGCTGCTGCTGGCGTCGCCTGCCTTCGCCCAGCAGCAGGATAATGGCGGCCCGGTCATCAACCTGCCGCGCGGCAACAGCCAGCGCGCGCCCGACAACCGGCAGGGGCCGGAGCTGGACGTTTTCCGCGATCCGGTGACGCCCACGATCACGCCGCCGCCTCCCGTGGCGCTGCCGCCGGTGGTGACGCCCACCGCTCCGCCGACCGCCACGCCGACGCCCGCGACCCGGACCCCCGCGCCGCGCCGGGAAACGCCGCCGGCCGAGACGCGGACCGAACAGACGGCCCCGGCCACCGAGCGGAGCGAGCGGCGGCAGGCGGAAACGGCTGCGCCTGAACAAGGCGAGCCGGAGGCGCGCGGGAACGGGGCGGAGGAGACTCATCCTCCGGCCGCGACGCCCGCGCCCGCGCCGCGGAATGAGGCCGTTCCGCGGAACGAGGCCGACAACGCCGCGAGCGCGCCCGCCGAACCGGCCCCGGTGGCGGAGGCTTCGGCCGGACGCCCGCCATGGCCGTGGATCGCCGGGGGTTTTGCGCTGCTGGCGGGGATCGCTTTCTTCTTCCTGCGGCGCAGGCGGGATGCGGACGAGGCGGAGGACGATTTTGCCCCCGCCCCGGTCGAGCCGGTCGCGGATGCATTTCCGGTCGCGGAGACGCCGCCGCCGCCCGCGCCCCGGCCGGTCGCCGCTCCGCCGCTGCCTGTTCCACCGCCCGCTCCCGCGCCCGCTCCGGCGCCCGCTCCGGCGCCCGATGCCGTGGCGGCGCGCGCGCGGATCGACCTGTCGCTGGAAATCACCGGCGCGCGCAATTCGCTGATGGGACTGACGGTCGGTTATGCGCTGACGCTCACCAACCGGGGCGAGCGGGCGGCGCAGGACGTGCTGGTGCGCGGGCTGCTCGGCAATGCGGGCGGGGATCAGCATGCGCTGCTCCAGCAGTTCGTGGGCGGGCAGACCGGTTTGCCGCTCCATTCGACGGTTGCGATCGCGCCGGGGGAAAGCCAGCATCTGACCGGCGAATTGCGGATGACGGCGGACCAGTTCGCGCCGGTGCCGATGGGCGAGCTGCTGCTGCTGATCCCGCTCGCGGCGTTCGATGCGCAGTATCGCTGGGGCGAGGACAGCGCCGATCCGGCGGGCACGGGGCGCACCGGCGGGGCGTTCATCATCGGACAGGAACAGGACCCGCCCGCCGAGCGGCTCGCGCCCTTCCGCCTCGACCTGGGGCCGCGCCAGTATAAACGGCCCGGCGCGCGGGTGGCGGGACAGTTCGGGCGAAACTGACAGCCCCCTTTGCAGCGCCGCCCGCCCCGCTTAAGGTCGGACGCGGCAGATGGATGGGGTGACGCATGGACATATTGGTTTCGACCGACTGGCTGGCCGGGGAACTGGGCAAGGACGACCTTCGGATCGTCGACGCCAGCCTGTTCCTGCCCGGCGCGCCCCGCGATCCCCGCGCGGAGTTCGAGCAGGCGCATATTCCGGGCGCGGCCTTCCTCGACCTGCCGACGCTGGCCGATCCCGACGATCCCCGGCCCGGCATGTTGCCGACCGACGCCTTCATGGAGGAAAGATGCCGGGCGCTGGGCATCGACGCGGACAGCCGCATCATCGTCTATGACAACAGCCCGACGCACAGCGCGGCGCGGGGGTGGTGGATGATGCGGCTCTATGGCGTGGGCCGGGGCGCGGCGATCCTGGACGGGGGCCTGCCCAAATGGGTGGCGGAGGGCCGTCCGGTCGAAAGCGGCGCGGTGACGCCTGCGCCGGGCAACGCCGTGGCGCGGCGCGCGGCGGGGCAGGTGCGGACGATGGACGAACTGATCGCCAATGTGCAGAGCCGCGCCGAGCAAGTGATCGACGCGCGCGGGGCGGCGCGCTTCACCGGCGAGGAGAAGGAGCCGCGCCCCGGCATGGCTTCGGGCCATATTCCGGGGTCGCGCAACCTGCCCTCCTCCGCCCTGTTCAACGCCGACAACAGCATGAAGACGGGGGATGAGTTGCGCCGGCTGTTCGATCGGGCGGGGCTGGACATGAGCCGCCCGGCCGTCACAACCTGCGGCAGCGGGGTGACGGCGGCGATCCTGCTGGCGGGGCTGGAACTGCTGGGGA
This genomic window from Sphingobium cloacae contains:
- the queF gene encoding preQ(1) synthase, which gives rise to MTDMPPPIHLGQTSALPQRPEEAVLDYVPNPRPGKPYLVRFTAPEFTSLCPVTGQPDFAHLVIDYAPAATIVESKSLKLFLGAFRNHAAFHEDCTVGIGERLFTEMEPLWLRIGGYWYPRGGIPIDVFWQSGDPPAGLWLPPQDVPGYRGRG
- the pdxH gene encoding pyridoxamine 5'-phosphate oxidase, producing the protein MTDPFALFDDWYGEARQSEINDSNAMALATADERGRPSVRMVLLKGHGPDGFIFYTNFEGRKAGELLDNPHAALLFHWKSLRRQIRIEGPVGRVDDATADAYFATRSRDSQLGAWASDQSQPLESRETFMARYEEARLRFEGGPVPRPPHWSGFRVKPQRIEFWQDREHRLHERRLFTRHGDHWHEGMLYP
- the sseA gene encoding 3-mercaptopyruvate sulfurtransferase, encoding MDILVSTDWLAGELGKDDLRIVDASLFLPGAPRDPRAEFEQAHIPGAAFLDLPTLADPDDPRPGMLPTDAFMEERCRALGIDADSRIIVYDNSPTHSAARGWWMMRLYGVGRGAAILDGGLPKWVAEGRPVESGAVTPAPGNAVARRAAGQVRTMDELIANVQSRAEQVIDARGAARFTGEEKEPRPGMASGHIPGSRNLPSSALFNADNSMKTGDELRRLFDRAGLDMSRPAVTTCGSGVTAAILLAGLELLGKRDVTLYDGSWSEWGLDPATPKATGVA